Proteins encoded in a region of the Pseudomonas shahriarae genome:
- a CDS encoding alpha-L-glutamate ligase-like protein, whose amino-acid sequence MFGFWKTWKALEARGIMGINRRNADYVLKYNKRSLYPIVDDKIITKERAIQAGIHVPEMYGIISTEKEIDKLDEIIGGRSDFVIKPAQGAGGDGILVIADRFEGRYRTVSGKIISHEEIEHQISSILTGLYSLGGHRDRALIEYRVVPDQIFKSISYEGVPDIRIIVLMGYPVMAMLRLPTRQSGGKANLHQGAIGVGVDLATGLTLRGTWLNNIITKHPDTTNAVDGVQLPNWDGFMKLAAGCYELCGLGYIGVDMVLDQEKGPLILELNARPGLNIQIANDCGLTLRTHAVEARLEELKAAGVTETAEERVKFAQEMFGHIPPVEG is encoded by the coding sequence ATGTTCGGGTTCTGGAAGACCTGGAAGGCCCTGGAAGCGCGGGGCATCATGGGCATCAACCGGCGTAATGCCGACTACGTGCTCAAGTACAACAAGCGCAGCCTGTATCCGATTGTCGATGACAAAATCATCACCAAGGAACGGGCGATCCAGGCCGGCATCCATGTGCCGGAGATGTACGGGATCATTTCCACCGAGAAAGAAATCGACAAGCTCGACGAAATCATCGGTGGCCGTAGCGACTTCGTGATCAAGCCGGCCCAGGGCGCCGGCGGCGACGGCATCCTGGTGATCGCCGACCGTTTTGAAGGGCGCTATCGCACGGTGTCCGGCAAAATCATCAGCCACGAGGAAATCGAGCACCAGATTTCCAGCATCCTCACCGGCCTGTATTCCCTGGGCGGTCACCGCGACCGCGCGTTGATCGAATACCGGGTGGTGCCCGACCAGATCTTCAAGAGCATCAGCTACGAAGGCGTGCCGGATATCCGCATCATCGTGTTGATGGGCTACCCGGTGATGGCCATGCTGCGCTTGCCGACCCGTCAGTCCGGCGGCAAGGCCAACCTGCACCAGGGCGCGATTGGCGTGGGCGTGGACCTGGCCACCGGCCTGACCCTGCGCGGCACCTGGCTGAACAACATCATTACCAAGCACCCCGACACCACCAACGCGGTGGACGGTGTGCAACTGCCCAACTGGGACGGTTTCATGAAACTCGCCGCCGGCTGCTACGAGCTGTGCGGGCTGGGTTACATCGGTGTAGACATGGTGCTGGACCAGGAAAAAGGCCCGTTGATCCTCGAACTCAATGCGCGCCCCGGGTTGAATATCCAGATTGCCAACGATTGCGGCCTGACCTTGCGTACCCATGCCGTAGAAGCTCGACTGGAAGAGCTGAAGGCGGCGGGCGTGACAGAAACGGCGGAAGAACGGGTGAAGTTTGCCCAGGAAATGTTTGGGCATATTCCACCCGTGGAAGGCTGA
- a CDS encoding phosphoadenylyl-sulfate reductase, whose translation MNQAFDVAELAATYANKSAQDILKLAFSQFGDDLWISFSGAEDVVLVDMAWKLNKNVKVFSLDTGRLHPETYRFIEQVRDFYKIDIELISPDQSKLEPFVKEKGLFSFYKDGHGECCGVRKIEPLRRKLSGVRAWATGQRRDQSPGTRSQVAALEVDSAFSTPERTLYKFNPLAQMTSEEIWGYIRMLELPYNSLHERGFISIGCEPCTRPVLPNQHEREGRWWWEEATQKECGLHAGNIISKA comes from the coding sequence ATGAACCAAGCCTTCGACGTCGCTGAACTCGCCGCGACCTATGCCAACAAGTCCGCCCAGGACATCCTCAAGCTGGCGTTCAGCCAGTTCGGCGATGACCTGTGGATTTCCTTCAGCGGTGCCGAGGATGTGGTGCTGGTGGATATGGCCTGGAAGCTGAACAAAAACGTCAAGGTCTTCAGCCTCGACACCGGCCGCCTGCACCCGGAGACCTACCGGTTTATCGAGCAGGTGCGGGACTTCTACAAGATCGATATCGAATTGATCTCGCCGGACCAGAGCAAGCTGGAACCCTTCGTCAAGGAAAAGGGCCTGTTCAGCTTCTACAAGGACGGCCATGGCGAATGCTGCGGCGTGCGCAAGATCGAACCGCTGCGCCGCAAACTCTCCGGCGTACGTGCCTGGGCCACCGGCCAGCGCCGCGACCAGAGCCCCGGCACCCGTAGCCAGGTGGCGGCCCTGGAAGTCGATAGCGCCTTCTCCACCCCCGAGCGCACGCTCTACAAGTTCAACCCGCTGGCGCAAATGACCAGTGAAGAGATCTGGGGTTATATCCGCATGCTCGAGTTGCCGTACAACAGCCTGCATGAGCGCGGTTTTATCAGCATCGGCTGCGAACCCTGCACCCGTCCGGTATTGCCGAACCAGCACGAGCGTGAAGGCCGCTGGTGGTGGGAAGAAGCAACCCAGAAGGAATGTGGGCTGCACGCGGGAAATATCATCAGCAAGGCCTGA
- the pabB gene encoding aminodeoxychorismate synthase component I — translation MSTCSVHPLPYRANPAEYFAAIRHAPGAVLLDSGRPAAERGRYDLLSAWPEATLAVWPDESGGDFLQRLRENLTMLGEASLPAPYELPFAGGLIGYLSYDFGRHLEQLPHQAIDDIGLPDARFGLYAWALVSDHQARTSQLVFHPKLPESERLRLLALFSQPAADTPASFKLHTRMTPDLSAAAYEQALARIQDYIQAGDCYQVNFAQRFRAACNGDPWVAYCALRAACPTPFSGFQSLPDDGAVVSLSPERFVRVNQRQVETRPIKGTRPRGLTPQEDAANAAELLASPKDRAENLMIVDLLRNDLGRTCRTGSVKVPELFSLESYPNVHHLVSSVTGELADDKDALDLIAGSFPGGSITGAPKIRAMQIIDELEPTRRGLYCGSLLYLDVRGEMDSSIAIRSLLVKDGQVCCWGGGGIVADSEWQAEYQESMTKVRVLLETLEGL, via the coding sequence ATGTCGACCTGCTCTGTACATCCCCTGCCCTATCGGGCAAACCCCGCCGAGTATTTTGCGGCGATCCGCCATGCACCCGGCGCCGTGCTGCTGGACAGCGGCCGACCGGCAGCCGAGCGTGGTCGCTATGACTTGCTCAGCGCCTGGCCGGAAGCAACCCTGGCGGTATGGCCGGACGAAAGCGGTGGCGATTTCTTACAACGGCTGCGGGAAAATCTGACGATGCTGGGTGAGGCTAGCCTGCCCGCGCCCTATGAACTGCCGTTCGCCGGCGGCTTGATCGGCTACCTGAGCTACGATTTTGGCCGCCACCTGGAGCAACTGCCGCATCAGGCTATCGACGATATCGGCCTGCCCGATGCCCGTTTTGGCCTGTACGCCTGGGCACTGGTCAGCGACCATCAGGCGCGCACCAGCCAATTGGTGTTCCACCCCAAACTTCCGGAAAGCGAACGCCTGCGCCTGCTGGCCCTGTTCAGCCAACCGGCCGCCGACACCCCGGCCAGCTTCAAGCTGCATACCCGGATGACCCCAGACCTGAGCGCCGCAGCCTATGAACAGGCCCTGGCGCGGATCCAGGATTACATCCAGGCCGGCGACTGCTACCAGGTCAACTTCGCCCAACGCTTTCGCGCGGCCTGCAACGGCGATCCATGGGTCGCCTACTGCGCCTTGCGCGCCGCCTGCCCGACGCCGTTCTCGGGCTTTCAGAGCCTGCCGGATGATGGCGCGGTAGTCAGCCTGTCACCGGAGCGTTTCGTGCGGGTCAACCAGCGCCAGGTGGAAACCCGTCCGATCAAGGGCACCCGCCCCCGCGGGCTGACTCCGCAAGAGGATGCGGCCAACGCCGCCGAACTCCTGGCCAGCCCCAAGGATCGTGCAGAGAACCTGATGATCGTCGATCTGCTGCGCAATGACCTGGGCCGCACCTGCCGCACCGGCTCGGTCAAGGTCCCGGAGCTGTTCAGCCTGGAAAGCTACCCCAACGTGCATCACCTGGTCAGCAGTGTCACCGGCGAACTGGCCGACGACAAAGACGCCCTGGACCTGATCGCCGGCAGCTTCCCCGGCGGCTCGATCACCGGCGCCCCGAAGATCCGTGCGATGCAGATCATCGACGAACTGGAACCGACCCGGCGCGGCTTGTACTGCGGTTCATTGTTGTACCTGGACGTGCGTGGCGAGATGGACAGCTCCATCGCCATTCGCAGCCTGCTGGTCAAGGATGGCCAGGTCTGTTGCTGGGGCGGCGGCGGGATCGTCGCCGATTCCGAGTGGCAGGCGGAGTACCAGGAGTCGATGACCAAGGTGCGGGTGTTGCTGGAAACACTGGAAGGGCTGTAA
- a CDS encoding LysR family transcriptional regulator — MESFGSIECFVRSAEGGSFAEAARHLSLTPAAVGKSVAKLEARLGVRLFQRSTRRLTLTEAGKLFLEQVSASLTTIQNAVANLASAEGRPVGTLKVSMGTVFGNRYVVPLLAEFLRRFPDISPDWHFDNRQVDLIGQGFDAAIGGGFELPQGVVARKLTPAHRILVASPDYLAKRLPVRVPEDLGLCNGILIRSPQTGRVRTWQLTNRAREQRPLMLKPRMTMGDSEAACCACTQGLGIALVSMPMAVPFLDSGAVVRVLPDWYVDDGNISLYYAEHKLLPGKTRVFVDFILEQFAEQRLAQRFSAV, encoded by the coding sequence ATGGAAAGCTTCGGCAGTATCGAATGCTTCGTGCGCAGTGCCGAAGGCGGCAGCTTTGCCGAAGCGGCCCGGCACCTGAGCCTGACGCCGGCCGCCGTCGGCAAAAGCGTGGCCAAGCTTGAAGCGCGCCTGGGGGTGCGGCTGTTCCAGCGCAGCACCCGGCGCCTCACATTGACCGAAGCCGGCAAGCTGTTTTTGGAGCAGGTCAGCGCCAGCCTCACCACCATCCAGAATGCCGTGGCCAACCTGGCCAGCGCCGAAGGCCGGCCGGTGGGCACGCTCAAGGTGAGTATGGGCACGGTGTTCGGCAACCGTTATGTGGTGCCGTTGCTGGCGGAGTTTCTGCGGCGCTTTCCCGATATCAGTCCGGATTGGCATTTTGATAATCGCCAGGTCGACCTGATCGGCCAGGGCTTTGACGCGGCCATTGGCGGCGGGTTCGAGCTGCCCCAGGGGGTGGTCGCCCGCAAGTTGACCCCGGCCCACCGGATTCTGGTGGCCTCGCCCGATTACCTGGCCAAGCGCCTGCCCGTGCGCGTCCCCGAAGATTTGGGGCTGTGCAATGGGATCCTGATCCGCTCGCCGCAAACCGGCCGCGTGCGCACCTGGCAACTGACCAACCGCGCCCGCGAACAGCGGCCGTTGATGCTCAAGCCACGCATGACCATGGGCGACTCCGAAGCCGCGTGCTGCGCCTGCACTCAAGGTTTGGGTATTGCCCTGGTCAGCATGCCGATGGCCGTGCCGTTCCTCGACAGTGGCGCGGTGGTGCGGGTGCTGCCGGACTGGTACGTCGATGACGGCAACATCTCCCTGTACTACGCCGAACACAAGTTGCTGCCGGGCAAGACCCGGGTATTTGTCGACTTCATCCTCGAGCAGTTTGCCGAGCAACGCCTGGCGCAGCGGTTCAGCGCGGTATAG
- a CDS encoding alpha/beta hydrolase family protein, with protein MKAALVALLLTCAATTALATNNPVGFQTSTLADPNKERPLEMVVWYPSSTTATPKVIDDNPVFFSALAVRDAPAAVGEYPLVVLSHGFGGSWGNQVWLASAMAQRGFIVAAVNHPGTTSKDRSAQAAAQLWQRPVDIRRAIDAVLAQPKQFGKVQPDRIAVVGHSLGGWTALEVAGARFDPERFAQDCKVHLQLAPCAVYQQMNPVQAPLAADLSDKRVTAIVSLDLGLSRGFTDQSLAALPVPTLVIAAGVPSTELPAELESADLAKRLPAAATRYVEISDATHFSFMAVCKPGGEALIEKSSPGDGMICRDGEGARPREVIQQQVTSLIVEFLAQPKG; from the coding sequence TTGAAAGCAGCCCTAGTCGCTCTGCTCCTCACCTGTGCCGCCACCACCGCCCTTGCCACTAACAACCCTGTCGGCTTCCAAACCTCGACCCTGGCAGACCCAAACAAAGAACGCCCGCTGGAGATGGTGGTCTGGTACCCCAGCTCCACCACTGCCACGCCAAAGGTGATTGACGACAACCCGGTGTTTTTCAGTGCCCTGGCTGTGCGTGATGCGCCTGCGGCGGTGGGTGAGTACCCGTTGGTGGTGCTTTCCCATGGTTTCGGCGGCAGTTGGGGCAACCAGGTGTGGTTGGCCAGTGCGATGGCCCAGCGGGGGTTTATCGTGGCGGCGGTCAATCATCCTGGCACTACCAGTAAGGACCGCAGTGCTCAAGCCGCCGCGCAGTTATGGCAGCGGCCGGTGGATATTCGTCGCGCTATCGACGCGGTGCTGGCGCAGCCAAAGCAATTTGGCAAGGTACAGCCCGATCGAATTGCGGTGGTGGGTCATTCGCTGGGCGGTTGGACGGCGCTGGAAGTCGCCGGTGCCCGTTTCGACCCCGAGCGTTTTGCCCAGGACTGCAAGGTTCACCTGCAGTTGGCCCCTTGCGCGGTCTACCAGCAGATGAACCCAGTGCAGGCGCCGTTGGCAGCGGATTTGAGTGACAAGCGGGTCACTGCAATTGTTTCACTGGACCTGGGTCTGTCCCGTGGCTTTACCGATCAAAGCCTGGCGGCGTTGCCGGTGCCGACGTTGGTGATTGCTGCGGGCGTGCCCTCAACGGAGCTTCCCGCCGAGTTGGAATCCGCTGACTTGGCCAAACGCCTGCCAGCGGCAGCGACGCGCTATGTCGAAATCAGCGACGCCACTCACTTCAGCTTTATGGCCGTGTGCAAGCCGGGTGGAGAGGCGTTGATTGAAAAAAGCTCACCAGGCGACGGCATGATCTGCCGCGATGGCGAAGGTGCCCGCCCGCGTGAGGTGATTCAGCAGCAGGTCACTTCATTGATTGTTGAGTTTCTGGCGCAGCCAAAAGGCTAG
- a CDS encoding NCS1 family nucleobase:cation symporter-1: MPTSLSNNLALDLPSSTANPTAANSGPLVLSPRLHNKDLAPTKVEGRRWGGYSIFALWTNDVHNIANYSFAIGLYALGLGAWQILLSLGIGAALVYFFMNLSGYMGQKTGVPFPVISRISFGIHGAQIPALIRAVIAIAWFGIQTYLASVVFRVLLVAINPGFADYDHNTILGLSTLGWACFVMIWFVQLVILAYGMEMVRRYEGFAGPVILLTVAALAGWMYFQADGQIAWSIREPLSGGEMWRNIFAGGALWLAIYGTLILNFCDFARSSPCRKTIKVGNFWGLPVNILVFAIITVLLCGGQFQLNGQVIESPTQIIAAIPNTLFLVLGCLAFLIVTVAVNIMANFVAPAFVLSNLAPKYLNFRRAGLISAFLAVLILPWNLYNSPLVIVYFLSGLGALLGPLYGVIMVDYWLIRKGRIDVPQLYSEDPNGAYYYSHGVNLRAVAAFVPAAVIAIVLALLPGFASVSPFSWLFGAGIAGVLYLLIAKRQPFYADISGESIAVDNVSH, from the coding sequence ATGCCTACAAGTCTCTCAAATAACCTTGCACTGGATCTGCCCTCCTCCACAGCCAACCCCACGGCGGCAAACTCCGGCCCGCTGGTGCTGAGCCCACGCCTGCACAACAAGGACCTGGCGCCCACCAAAGTCGAAGGTCGACGCTGGGGTGGCTACAGCATCTTCGCCCTGTGGACCAACGATGTGCACAACATCGCCAACTACTCCTTTGCCATCGGCTTGTACGCCCTGGGCCTCGGTGCCTGGCAGATTCTGTTGTCGCTAGGGATCGGCGCGGCGTTGGTGTATTTCTTTATGAACCTGTCCGGCTACATGGGCCAGAAAACCGGTGTGCCGTTTCCGGTGATCAGCCGGATAAGTTTCGGTATACATGGCGCGCAAATTCCTGCGTTGATCCGCGCCGTGATTGCCATCGCCTGGTTCGGGATTCAAACCTACCTCGCATCCGTCGTCTTTCGCGTACTGCTGGTGGCGATTAATCCAGGATTTGCCGACTACGACCACAACACGATCCTCGGCCTGTCCACCTTGGGCTGGGCATGTTTTGTGATGATCTGGTTTGTGCAACTGGTGATTCTGGCCTACGGCATGGAAATGGTCCGACGCTACGAAGGCTTTGCCGGCCCCGTTATCCTACTGACCGTCGCGGCGCTGGCCGGCTGGATGTACTTCCAGGCCGACGGCCAAATCGCCTGGTCGATCCGCGAGCCCCTGAGCGGTGGCGAGATGTGGCGCAATATCTTTGCCGGCGGCGCCTTGTGGCTGGCGATCTACGGCACCCTGATCCTCAATTTCTGCGACTTTGCCCGCTCATCGCCTTGCCGCAAGACCATCAAGGTCGGCAACTTCTGGGGCCTGCCGGTAAACATCCTGGTGTTCGCAATCATCACCGTGCTGCTGTGCGGTGGGCAGTTCCAACTCAATGGCCAGGTAATCGAAAGCCCCACGCAGATCATCGCGGCCATTCCCAATACCTTGTTCCTGGTGCTGGGCTGCCTGGCATTCCTGATCGTCACCGTGGCGGTGAACATCATGGCCAACTTCGTTGCCCCGGCCTTTGTGCTGAGCAACCTGGCCCCCAAGTACCTGAACTTCCGGCGCGCCGGGCTGATCAGCGCGTTCCTCGCGGTGCTCATCCTGCCGTGGAACCTCTACAACAGCCCGCTGGTGATTGTGTATTTCCTCTCCGGCCTGGGTGCGCTGCTGGGCCCACTGTATGGCGTGATCATGGTGGATTACTGGCTGATCCGTAAGGGCCGGATCGACGTACCGCAGTTGTATAGCGAAGACCCCAACGGGGCGTATTACTACAGCCACGGGGTGAACCTGCGGGCGGTGGCGGCGTTTGTCCCGGCTGCGGTGATTGCCATTGTCCTGGCGCTGTTGCCGGGGTTTGCCAGCGTCTCGCCGTTCTCCTGGCTGTTTGGCGCTGGCATTGCCGGGGTGCTGTATCTGCTGATCGCCAAGCGTCAGCCGTTTTATGCCGATATCAGCGGCGAGAGCATCGCTGTCGACAACGTCAGTCATTGA
- a CDS encoding HAD-IA family hydrolase: MNAPRTAVGPIKAVIFDMDGLLLDTEGIYTEVTQIIAERYGRTYDWGIKQHIIGRGAQDLAEYVVKALDLPITPEEFLRIREPLMSERFPKALGMPGAEALVRHLSAHNIPIAVGTSSSRNSFGHKTTLHREWFGLFGTIVTADDPEVGAAKPAPDIFLTAARRLGVAPEDCLVFEDSPFGVTAAKAANMTAIAVPDEAMADSKYAHADQIIRKLAEFDLAAYGLPPMR; this comes from the coding sequence ATGAACGCACCGCGTACTGCTGTTGGCCCGATCAAGGCCGTGATTTTCGATATGGACGGGTTGTTGCTGGATACCGAGGGTATCTACACCGAAGTCACGCAGATCATCGCCGAGCGCTACGGCCGTACCTACGACTGGGGCATCAAGCAGCACATCATTGGCCGTGGCGCCCAGGACCTGGCCGAGTATGTGGTCAAGGCGCTGGACTTGCCGATCACGCCTGAGGAGTTCCTGCGTATCCGTGAGCCCTTGATGAGCGAGCGTTTCCCCAAGGCGCTGGGCATGCCGGGCGCCGAGGCGTTGGTGCGGCATTTAAGTGCGCACAACATCCCGATAGCCGTGGGCACCAGTTCGTCGCGCAATTCGTTTGGGCACAAGACCACGTTGCACCGCGAATGGTTTGGCTTGTTCGGTACGATTGTCACCGCCGACGACCCTGAAGTTGGCGCAGCCAAGCCTGCGCCGGACATCTTCCTTACCGCTGCCCGCCGCCTGGGCGTTGCGCCCGAGGATTGCCTGGTGTTTGAAGACTCACCGTTTGGCGTGACCGCTGCCAAGGCCGCGAACATGACTGCCATCGCGGTGCCCGACGAAGCCATGGCCGACAGCAAGTACGCTCACGCTGACCAGATCATCCGCAAGCTCGCGGAGTTCGATCTGGCTGCGTATGGCCTGCCGCCAATGCGCTGA
- a CDS encoding DUF2784 domain-containing protein: MLLRLAADSLVLFHLGFILFVLFGGLLALKWRPVMWLHLPAAAWGVAVEVFHLPCPLTRWENLLRHLAGQEGYGAGFIEHYIIALIYPAGLTPQIQLGLGALVLLINIAVYARLIRRGPRAGN, encoded by the coding sequence ATGCTCTTGCGACTCGCTGCCGACTCCCTGGTGTTGTTTCACCTTGGCTTCATCCTGTTCGTATTGTTCGGCGGCCTGCTTGCCCTCAAGTGGCGACCGGTCATGTGGCTGCACCTGCCCGCTGCGGCCTGGGGCGTTGCCGTAGAAGTCTTCCACCTGCCCTGCCCCCTGACCCGCTGGGAAAACCTGCTGCGCCACCTCGCCGGGCAAGAGGGTTATGGCGCAGGGTTTATCGAGCACTACATCATTGCCCTGATCTACCCTGCGGGGCTGACGCCACAGATCCAACTGGGCCTGGGCGCCCTGGTCTTGCTGATTAATATTGCGGTGTACGCACGCCTGATCAGGCGAGGGCCACGGGCGGGGAACTGA
- the thrH gene encoding bifunctional phosphoserine phosphatase/homoserine phosphotransferase ThrH — translation MEIACLDLEGVLVPEIWIAFAEKTGIESLRATTRDIPDYDVLMKQRLRILDEHGLKLSDIQEVIATLKPLEGAIEFVDWLRERFQVVILSDTFYEFSQPLMRQLGFPTLLCHRLITDENDRVVSYQLRQKDPKRQSVLAFKTLYYRVIAAGDSYNDTTMLGEADRGILFHAPENVIREFPQFPAVHTFEDLKKEFIKASNRSLSL, via the coding sequence GTGGAAATTGCCTGTCTCGACTTGGAAGGGGTGCTGGTTCCGGAAATCTGGATCGCCTTCGCTGAAAAAACCGGTATTGAATCCTTGCGGGCCACCACCCGGGACATTCCCGACTACGACGTCCTGATGAAGCAACGCCTGCGCATTCTCGACGAGCACGGCTTGAAGCTGTCGGACATTCAGGAAGTGATTGCCACCCTCAAACCGCTGGAAGGTGCGATCGAGTTCGTCGACTGGCTGCGCGAGCGCTTCCAGGTGGTGATCCTGTCGGACACCTTCTATGAATTTTCCCAGCCGTTGATGCGTCAACTGGGCTTCCCGACCCTGCTTTGCCACCGCTTGATCACCGATGAAAATGACCGGGTGGTGAGCTATCAACTGCGCCAGAAAGATCCTAAGCGTCAGTCGGTGCTGGCCTTCAAGACCCTGTACTACCGGGTAATCGCTGCAGGCGATTCCTACAACGACACCACCATGTTGGGTGAGGCGGATCGTGGGATTCTGTTCCATGCACCGGAAAATGTGATTCGCGAGTTCCCGCAATTCCCGGCGGTGCATACTTTTGAGGACTTGAAGAAAGAGTTCATCAAGGCGTCGAACCGTTCGTTGAGCCTGTAA
- a CDS encoding aspartate/glutamate racemase family protein: MRILVVNVNTTESITQAIAQQARSVAAAGTEIVGLTPFFGAESVEGNFESYLAAIAVMDRVMAYDQPFDAVIQAGYGEHGREGLQELLDVPVVDITDAAASTAMFLGHAYSVVTTLDRTVPLIEDRLKLSGLYERCASVRASGMAVLELEEHPLRAMEAIVRQAELAISEDKAEVICLGCGGMAGLDEQIRQRTGVPVVDGVTAAVTLAESLVRLGLSTSKVRTYGTPRPKNIIGWPGRFAR; the protein is encoded by the coding sequence ATGCGCATTCTCGTCGTCAACGTCAACACCACCGAATCCATTACCCAAGCCATTGCCCAACAGGCTCGCAGCGTGGCAGCGGCGGGCACCGAAATTGTCGGGCTGACGCCGTTTTTTGGTGCCGAATCAGTGGAAGGCAATTTCGAAAGCTATCTGGCGGCCATTGCGGTGATGGACCGAGTAATGGCCTACGATCAGCCGTTCGATGCGGTGATCCAGGCAGGTTATGGCGAGCATGGCCGCGAAGGTCTGCAGGAGTTGCTGGACGTGCCAGTGGTGGATATCACCGATGCTGCCGCCAGCACCGCGATGTTCCTCGGCCATGCTTACTCAGTGGTCACCACCCTGGATCGCACGGTGCCGCTGATCGAAGACCGGCTCAAGCTCTCCGGGCTGTATGAACGCTGTGCCTCCGTAAGGGCCAGCGGCATGGCGGTACTGGAGTTGGAGGAACACCCGCTGCGGGCCATGGAAGCGATTGTGCGCCAAGCCGAACTGGCCATTAGCGAAGACAAGGCTGAAGTGATCTGCCTGGGTTGCGGCGGCATGGCCGGGCTGGATGAACAGATCCGCCAACGCACCGGCGTGCCGGTGGTGGATGGCGTGACTGCAGCGGTAACCCTGGCCGAATCCTTGGTGAGGCTGGGGTTGTCGACGTCGAAGGTGCGCACCTATGGGACACCCCGGCCAAAGAACATCATCGGTTGGCCGGGCAGGTTCGCACGCTGA
- a CDS encoding 3-oxoacyl-ACP reductase family protein, with protein MTTQNLSGKVALIQGGSRGIGAAIVKRLAAQGAAVAFTYVSSAAKAEALQNSVISDGGKALAIHADSADAVAIRNAVNATVDAFGRLDILVNNAGVLAVGPLEDFKLEDFDQTLAINVRSVFIATQEAARHMGEGGRIINIGSTNAERMPFAGGGPYAMSKAALVGLTKGLARDLGPRGITINNVQPGPVDTDMNPADSEFAESLIGFMAVGRYGHVEEVASFVAYLVGPEAGYITGASLTIDGGFSA; from the coding sequence ATGACCACGCAAAACCTCAGCGGCAAAGTTGCCTTGATCCAGGGCGGTTCCCGCGGCATCGGCGCCGCCATCGTCAAGCGCCTGGCCGCGCAAGGTGCAGCCGTTGCCTTTACTTACGTCAGCTCTGCGGCCAAGGCCGAGGCCCTGCAGAACAGCGTGATCAGCGACGGCGGCAAGGCCCTGGCGATTCACGCCGACAGCGCCGATGCCGTGGCCATTCGCAATGCGGTCAATGCCACTGTCGACGCGTTCGGGCGCCTGGATATCCTGGTGAACAACGCCGGGGTGCTGGCGGTCGGCCCGCTGGAGGATTTCAAACTGGAAGACTTTGACCAGACCCTGGCCATTAACGTGCGCAGCGTGTTTATTGCCACCCAGGAAGCTGCCCGGCACATGGGCGAAGGGGGTCGCATCATCAATATCGGCAGCACCAACGCCGAGCGCATGCCTTTCGCCGGTGGCGGCCCCTATGCCATGAGCAAAGCCGCGCTGGTGGGTTTGACCAAAGGCCTGGCGCGCGACCTGGGGCCACGGGGGATTACCATCAACAACGTACAACCGGGCCCGGTGGACACCGATATGAACCCGGCCGACAGTGAATTTGCCGAGAGCCTGATTGGCTTTATGGCGGTGGGTCGTTATGGGCACGTCGAGGAAGTGGCCAGCTTTGTCGCCTATCTGGTAGGGCCGGAAGCCGGTTACATCACCGGCGCCAGCCTGACCATTGATGGCGGTTTCAGCGCCTGA
- a CDS encoding anti-virulence regulator CigR family protein: protein MSISRALLVFTSLALIAGSPALLADPGNGNGNGKDKGSAHGNKGGGQGNQGQGGGKKGAGAHYSGPQIDIGGVRVILGDNRDYWRGGSSLPPGIQKNLARGKPLPPGIAKKLDGRLLGRLPHYDGYEWQQAGTDLILVTIATGIIYEVLNDVLN from the coding sequence ATGTCCATATCACGCGCTTTACTCGTATTTACCAGCCTGGCGTTGATTGCAGGCTCCCCGGCGCTGCTGGCCGATCCCGGCAACGGCAACGGCAACGGCAAGGACAAAGGCAGTGCCCATGGCAATAAGGGTGGTGGCCAGGGTAATCAGGGCCAGGGTGGTGGCAAGAAGGGTGCAGGCGCCCATTACAGCGGCCCGCAAATTGATATCGGGGGTGTGCGGGTAATCCTTGGTGACAACCGCGACTACTGGCGCGGTGGTTCGTCCCTGCCGCCGGGCATCCAGAAAAACCTGGCCCGTGGCAAACCCCTGCCACCGGGAATCGCCAAGAAACTCGATGGGCGCCTGTTGGGGCGGCTGCCCCATTACGACGGCTACGAATGGCAACAGGCTGGCACCGACCTGATCCTGGTGACGATTGCCACCGGGATCATTTATGAAGTGCTCAATGACGTCTTGAACTGA